From one Nitrosococcus halophilus Nc 4 genomic stretch:
- the pqqC gene encoding pyrroloquinoline-quinone synthase PqqC: MAEQKPWSREEFEQKLREKERFYHLHHPFHVLMNRGELNQQQVQGWVANRFYYQTSIPIKDAAILANCPRRSVRRHWVQRILDHDGYGEDVGGIEAWFQLGEAVGLAREELESQQHVLPGVRFAIDAYVNFARRATWQEAACSSLTELFAPSLHQQRLDNWPRYYPWIKAEGYHYFRKRLNEARRDVQHGLEITLDYFQNRAQQERALGILQFKLDVLWTMLDAMWMAYIENRPPYHMEV, encoded by the coding sequence ATGGCGGAACAAAAACCCTGGAGCCGCGAAGAATTCGAGCAAAAGCTGCGGGAGAAAGAGCGTTTCTACCACCTCCATCATCCTTTCCACGTCCTAATGAACAGGGGCGAGTTGAACCAACAACAGGTCCAAGGCTGGGTCGCCAACCGTTTCTACTACCAAACCAGCATCCCCATCAAGGATGCTGCCATCCTGGCCAACTGCCCCCGACGATCAGTGCGGCGACATTGGGTGCAGCGGATCCTAGACCATGATGGTTATGGAGAAGACGTGGGGGGTATCGAGGCCTGGTTTCAGCTAGGCGAAGCCGTGGGATTGGCACGGGAAGAACTGGAATCCCAGCAACATGTCTTGCCGGGAGTGCGTTTTGCCATTGACGCCTATGTCAACTTTGCCCGCCGTGCCACCTGGCAGGAAGCGGCTTGCTCTTCCCTGACGGAATTGTTTGCGCCTTCGCTTCATCAGCAGCGCCTAGATAATTGGCCCCGCTATTACCCTTGGATTAAAGCGGAAGGCTACCATTATTTTCGCAAACGCCTTAACGAAGCCCGGCGGGATGTGCAACATGGCCTAGAGATTACCTTGGATTACTTCCAAAATCGCGCCCAACAGGAACGGGCCTTAGGAATCTTGCAGTTCAAGTTGGATGTGCTGTGGACTATGCTGGATGCCATGTGGATGGCGTATATTGAAAACCGTCCCCCCTATCACATGGAGGTCTAA
- a CDS encoding TolC family outer membrane protein, producing the protein MFIEPKFVSFIKKRLLLLLLGLVIPWSVQASDLLEVYRLARANDPQLRAQVAAVQAALEAKPQARALFLPVVDISSNYDRTFQTIELLEQQPFPGFGGTRSFNNWGYTLSLTQPLYRRENFVRLKQADATIAQAQADLVAEEQALLVRAAERYFDVLTAQAELEFARAEKEAIDKQLEQTRQRFEVGLDTIVDVNEAQAAYDLAVSQEIAAENALSNAHERLREVTGQYFRELEDLEKDAPLLQPDPMDIDQWAETALQQNPQIDASEAAVDNARQEIEREKSGHYPTLDVVGTNSTNVTGGGSFGGFQTDQNVIGLQFNLPLFQGGAVVSRTREAKHRLEQSLEQLEQARRQVFRQTREAYLGVISEVSQVKALQQAIVSNESSLEATEAGFEVGTRTTVDVLNVRRDLFRALRDHSRSRYEYILNTLRLKQGAGIITLEDLEQINQWLH; encoded by the coding sequence TTGTTTATTGAACCGAAATTCGTGTCCTTCATCAAAAAACGTCTCTTGCTGCTCCTCCTTGGTCTGGTGATCCCCTGGTCTGTCCAAGCATCCGATTTGCTGGAGGTCTATCGTTTGGCAAGGGCGAATGATCCCCAATTGCGGGCTCAAGTGGCGGCGGTGCAGGCCGCGTTGGAAGCTAAGCCCCAGGCCAGAGCCCTATTTTTACCGGTTGTGGATATTTCCTCCAACTATGATCGGACCTTCCAGACCATTGAGTTGCTTGAGCAACAGCCTTTTCCCGGCTTTGGGGGCACCCGGTCGTTTAATAACTGGGGTTATACTCTCAGTTTGACCCAGCCACTATACCGACGGGAAAATTTTGTCCGCCTCAAGCAGGCGGATGCCACCATCGCCCAAGCCCAGGCGGATTTGGTGGCCGAGGAACAAGCCCTGTTGGTTCGGGCGGCTGAGCGCTATTTCGATGTGCTCACCGCCCAGGCTGAACTAGAGTTTGCCCGGGCGGAAAAAGAAGCCATTGATAAGCAGCTGGAGCAGACTCGGCAGCGTTTCGAGGTGGGGCTGGATACTATTGTGGACGTTAATGAAGCCCAGGCCGCCTATGATCTTGCGGTTTCCCAGGAAATCGCTGCCGAAAATGCCCTTTCCAACGCCCATGAGCGGTTGCGGGAGGTGACGGGGCAATACTTTCGGGAACTGGAAGATTTGGAAAAGGATGCTCCTTTACTCCAGCCTGATCCTATGGACATCGACCAATGGGCCGAGACTGCGCTCCAGCAAAACCCCCAAATTGATGCTTCCGAGGCGGCGGTAGACAATGCCCGCCAAGAGATTGAGCGGGAGAAATCGGGGCATTACCCCACCCTAGATGTGGTGGGCACTAACTCCACCAATGTGACCGGAGGGGGGAGCTTTGGTGGCTTCCAAACCGATCAAAATGTGATTGGGTTGCAGTTTAATCTACCTCTTTTTCAGGGGGGCGCCGTGGTATCCCGCACCCGGGAGGCCAAACACCGGCTGGAGCAGTCCCTGGAGCAGTTGGAACAGGCCCGTCGGCAGGTTTTCCGCCAGACTCGTGAGGCTTATTTGGGCGTCATCTCCGAAGTCAGTCAGGTCAAGGCTTTGCAGCAGGCCATTGTTTCCAACGAGAGTTCTCTGGAGGCGACCGAAGCCGGCTTTGAGGTGGGGACCCGCACGACGGTGGATGTCCTCAACGTGCGGCGGGATTTGTTTCGCGCCCTCCGGGATCACTCTCGGTCCCGCTATGAGTATATCCTCAATACGCTGCGTCTGAAGCAAGGGGCTGGCATTATCACCCTAGAAGACTTGGAGCAAATTAACCAGTGGCTGCATTGA
- the pqqA gene encoding pyrroloquinoline quinone precursor peptide PqqA, whose product MWTKPAYYDLRFGFEVTMYICHR is encoded by the coding sequence ATGTGGACAAAACCTGCTTACTATGATCTGCGCTTTGGCTTCGAAGTCACCATGTACATTTGCCATCGGTAA
- a CDS encoding ABC transporter permease, with protein MGWRPLKALIGREMAKLFRQRGRLLSAMVRPLIWLLVIGSGIGSMLGEQGDSGYREFLAPGIIAMTLLFGSLMASLTLVYDKELGIMRMLMIAPFPHYQIIIGKLIAGTLASLVQGALLITLLLLVGYLNLSAALLALFAAMALTALACAALGVLIAVFAKALDNFAVIMNFVIFPVFFLSGALYPVAPLPPVLRAVATVNPFSYGVDLLKHALQRNAPHPFGPDFTLVADLAVLVTFTLVAVAIACLRFSLEAVHAPLIHRLTKRS; from the coding sequence ATGGGTTGGCGTCCCCTGAAGGCGCTTATCGGTCGCGAGATGGCCAAATTGTTTCGTCAACGGGGCCGTTTGCTATCGGCCATGGTCCGTCCCTTGATTTGGTTACTGGTCATTGGCTCCGGGATAGGAAGCATGCTAGGCGAGCAAGGGGATAGCGGCTATAGGGAATTCTTGGCCCCTGGCATCATTGCCATGACCCTGCTCTTTGGCTCCTTGATGGCTTCCCTGACCCTGGTCTACGACAAGGAGCTCGGGATCATGCGGATGCTGATGATCGCCCCTTTTCCCCACTACCAAATCATTATCGGCAAGTTAATCGCCGGGACCTTAGCTAGCCTGGTGCAGGGGGCATTGCTCATTACCCTTTTGCTATTGGTGGGATATCTCAATCTCAGTGCCGCGCTCTTGGCTCTCTTTGCTGCCATGGCCTTAACGGCGCTTGCCTGCGCCGCCCTGGGGGTACTCATTGCCGTCTTTGCCAAGGCCTTGGATAATTTCGCGGTCATCATGAACTTTGTCATTTTTCCGGTCTTTTTCCTTAGTGGCGCCCTCTATCCAGTGGCTCCCCTCCCCCCTGTGCTACGGGCTGTCGCCACCGTCAATCCCTTTAGCTATGGAGTCGATTTACTAAAACACGCCCTTCAAAGGAATGCCCCCCACCCCTTTGGACCCGACTTTACCCTGGTGGCCGATCTTGCTGTGCTCGTGACATTTACACTAGTAGCAGTAGCCATTGCCTGCCTACGGTTCTCCCTTGAAGCGGTGCACGCGCCCCTCATCCACCGTCTCACTAAGCGTTCTTAG
- a CDS encoding Kelch repeat-containing protein, with the protein MRLKKSHLGGLLLSLSFLAYSAPEQWQQLSPMPTHRSEMSAAYLDSKIYVPGGLGGQRQFEAYNVTTNTWEQLAPLPAPRHHLMVTAHQGKIYIFGGGDRDWSPTATAWVYDSHTSQWQTLTPMPEPRYAGDAVSMGDFIYVVGGKGPSNKLLRYDPKQDSWTFLKGMQERREHTRSVVFEGKIVVIAGRYQVAGELRSVEIYDPVTNTWHEGPPLNTARGGHGAAVHQGKIMVFGGEVIMTGRDTLANSESLENLSGKWQQGPSLPVALHGMPAISTGPHLYILGGSERAAASINRGRVYRLIKAR; encoded by the coding sequence ATGAGACTTAAAAAAAGCCACTTGGGCGGGCTACTGTTGAGCCTCTCATTCCTAGCATACTCTGCACCGGAGCAATGGCAACAACTCTCCCCCATGCCCACCCATCGCTCGGAAATGTCGGCAGCCTATCTCGACAGCAAAATCTACGTGCCCGGAGGGTTAGGGGGACAGCGCCAGTTTGAAGCCTATAATGTCACTACCAATACCTGGGAGCAACTAGCGCCGCTGCCCGCACCTCGCCACCACCTCATGGTGACCGCTCATCAAGGGAAAATCTATATTTTTGGGGGCGGCGATCGGGATTGGTCCCCCACAGCGACCGCCTGGGTTTACGATTCCCACACCTCTCAATGGCAAACCTTAACCCCCATGCCTGAACCCCGCTATGCTGGGGATGCGGTCTCAATGGGAGATTTTATCTATGTCGTCGGCGGCAAAGGTCCCAGCAACAAGCTGCTCCGCTATGATCCGAAGCAAGACTCCTGGACCTTCCTCAAGGGGATGCAGGAGCGCCGGGAACACACCCGTAGTGTTGTATTTGAAGGCAAAATCGTCGTTATTGCCGGACGTTACCAGGTAGCCGGTGAACTACGCTCGGTGGAAATCTATGATCCCGTAACCAATACTTGGCATGAGGGTCCTCCCTTGAATACAGCACGGGGCGGCCATGGAGCCGCAGTTCATCAGGGAAAAATCATGGTCTTTGGCGGCGAGGTTATCATGACCGGACGGGACACCCTGGCCAATTCAGAGAGTTTGGAAAATCTATCGGGAAAATGGCAACAAGGCCCTAGCTTGCCTGTAGCCTTGCACGGGATGCCGGCCATCAGCACCGGTCCCCATTTGTATATTCTGGGTGGCTCGGAACGGGCGGCGGCCAGCATCAACCGGGGTCGTGTCTATCGCCTGATAAAAGCCCGTTAG
- the pqqE gene encoding pyrroloquinoline quinone biosynthesis protein PqqE has protein sequence METVGSTHKANDLTGNERTQPLWLLAELSYACPLQCPYCSNPLDFADHRHELTTEDWLRVFREARAMGATQLGFSGGEPLLRRDLEVLIAEARKLGYYTNLITSAVGMDEDRVAAFKAAQLDHIQISFQASSEDLNNQLAGANVFQHKLAMARAVKKHGYPMVLCFVIHRYNIDQMEQILELAIELQADYVELATTQYYGWAWHNRDSLLPNRKQLARAETLAHQYQARMKGKMKIYYVVPDYYENRPKACMNGWGNIFLTIAPDGTALPCHAARQLPGLTLPNVKDHSIEWIWRESPDFNLFRGQGWMKEPCRSCPERFKDFGGCRCQAYLLTGNPRNTDPVCSLSPHHQIVTDAIATANRQASETRPWVFRNPQNSKKFCT, from the coding sequence ATGGAAACGGTTGGCTCTACCCACAAGGCTAATGACCTCACCGGAAATGAAAGGACGCAACCCCTGTGGCTGTTAGCGGAACTCAGCTATGCTTGCCCCCTGCAATGTCCTTACTGTTCCAACCCCTTGGATTTTGCCGATCACAGGCATGAACTCACCACCGAGGACTGGCTGCGAGTGTTTCGCGAGGCCCGGGCCATGGGGGCCACTCAGCTGGGTTTTTCTGGTGGCGAACCCCTGCTACGTCGTGATTTAGAGGTATTGATCGCTGAAGCACGTAAACTGGGCTACTACACCAACCTGATCACCTCCGCTGTGGGCATGGATGAAGACCGGGTTGCCGCCTTTAAGGCCGCTCAACTCGACCATATCCAGATCAGCTTCCAAGCGTCCTCCGAAGACCTCAATAATCAGCTTGCCGGCGCCAATGTCTTTCAGCATAAACTGGCCATGGCCCGGGCCGTGAAAAAGCACGGCTATCCTATGGTGCTCTGCTTTGTCATCCACCGTTACAATATTGACCAGATGGAGCAAATTCTGGAGCTTGCCATTGAGCTTCAAGCGGACTATGTAGAATTGGCCACGACCCAATATTACGGCTGGGCCTGGCACAACCGGGACTCCCTGCTCCCGAATCGGAAACAATTGGCTCGGGCCGAAACCCTTGCCCATCAATACCAGGCCCGCATGAAAGGAAAGATGAAGATTTACTATGTGGTGCCGGATTATTACGAAAACCGGCCCAAGGCCTGCATGAACGGCTGGGGGAATATTTTCCTCACCATCGCCCCGGATGGGACCGCCCTTCCCTGCCATGCGGCCCGCCAACTCCCCGGGCTGACCTTGCCTAATGTGAAAGACCATAGCATTGAATGGATTTGGCGGGAGTCGCCGGACTTTAATCTGTTTCGGGGCCAAGGGTGGATGAAGGAACCTTGCCGGAGCTGTCCTGAGCGTTTCAAGGATTTTGGGGGATGCCGTTGTCAAGCCTATTTGCTGACGGGCAATCCCCGCAATACCGATCCTGTCTGTAGCCTTTCGCCTCACCATCAGATTGTGACGGACGCCATTGCTACCGCCAACCGGCAAGCCAGCGAGACCCGCCCCTGGGTATTCCGTAATCCACAGAATTCCAAAAAATTCTGTACCTAA
- a CDS encoding protein-L-isoaspartate O-methyltransferase family protein — MNLEQARFNMVEQQVRPWEVLDQRVLDRLAAVPREDFVPPVYRNLAYADIQIPIGQGQVMLPPKIEGRLLQALELKEQDSVLEIGTGTGYLTAVMAGLAGHVTSVDIFPELQRLAEWQLKNISLQVGDASRGWAQGGPFDAIAVTGSLPSEPHAFLEALKLGGRLFVVLGQAPVMEAVLITRVGEKEWSREGLFETVIPPLLHSEPKPKFIF, encoded by the coding sequence ATGAACCTGGAGCAAGCTCGCTTCAATATGGTGGAACAGCAGGTCCGGCCTTGGGAGGTGCTCGATCAGCGAGTATTGGATCGGCTTGCTGCCGTACCTCGGGAAGATTTTGTTCCACCAGTATATAGGAACCTGGCTTACGCTGATATTCAAATACCCATCGGGCAGGGGCAGGTGATGTTGCCGCCCAAAATTGAGGGTCGTTTGCTGCAGGCATTGGAGCTTAAAGAACAGGATTCGGTCCTGGAAATAGGGACAGGAACCGGCTACCTGACAGCGGTCATGGCAGGTCTGGCCGGACACGTGACTAGCGTTGATATTTTTCCTGAATTGCAGCGCCTGGCTGAGTGGCAGCTCAAGAATATTTCTTTGCAGGTGGGGGATGCATCCCGAGGTTGGGCTCAGGGTGGACCTTTTGATGCCATTGCCGTGACGGGCTCTCTCCCCAGTGAGCCCCATGCTTTTCTGGAAGCACTCAAATTGGGGGGGCGTTTGTTTGTGGTTTTGGGCCAGGCGCCGGTGATGGAAGCGGTGTTGATCACCCGTGTGGGGGAGAAGGAGTGGTCCCGTGAGGGGTTGTTTGAAACGGTCATACCGCCGCTGCTTCACAGTGAGCCCAAGCCAAAATTCATTTTTTAG
- a CDS encoding M48 family metalloprotease produces the protein MRKLPVQLLSTVLWAVILLTVPTLKADEIELPEIGDHSGVALSPEQERSIGQAFMRRLRNSVTIIEDPEVATYVQSLGYRLVANSDNPGQGFTFFVIQDPTINAFAAPGGYIGIHSGLIENSQTESELAAVLAHEIAHITQRHLARAFEQRRRLSLPMTAAIVAAIILGTQSPDAGLAGLAAAQAGAAQLQINFTRSNEKEADRVGMQTLVRAGFDPFAMPAFFERLHQVSRYYGTRPPEFLSTHPVTSNRIADAMGRAETLNPHPVKDHLQFHLVRAKLQVLASDNHEQTVRQFKEALENGRYRNEAATRYGYALALVATGDSSEARRQILQLLKKDGDNLAYRLALARVEAAAGRFETAFKVYKEAQALYPNDYAVVVNYANALLQGHRPQTARDLLRRQIQSGVGTGQIYHLMAQAEGDAGNRAEAHRWLAEYHYYNGQTDMAIKQLQLASKAASNDFYERSKIEARLRQLQMEINAEEDS, from the coding sequence ATGCGGAAATTACCAGTGCAATTGCTGAGCACAGTATTATGGGCCGTCATTTTATTGACGGTTCCAACCCTCAAGGCCGATGAAATTGAACTACCGGAAATCGGTGATCATTCAGGAGTCGCCCTATCACCAGAACAAGAACGCAGCATTGGGCAGGCTTTTATGCGCCGCCTGCGTAATTCGGTAACGATTATTGAAGATCCAGAGGTAGCGACTTATGTCCAATCATTAGGGTATCGGCTGGTTGCGAATAGCGATAACCCAGGGCAAGGATTCACTTTCTTTGTCATTCAGGATCCGACTATCAATGCCTTCGCCGCCCCCGGAGGGTATATTGGAATCCATTCCGGACTGATTGAAAATTCCCAAACAGAAAGCGAACTAGCGGCGGTACTGGCCCATGAAATTGCCCATATCACCCAGCGCCACTTGGCCCGTGCCTTTGAGCAACGCCGCCGCTTGAGCCTACCCATGACCGCCGCGATAGTGGCTGCTATCATTCTGGGCACCCAGAGCCCTGATGCCGGTCTTGCTGGGCTAGCCGCCGCCCAGGCCGGTGCTGCTCAACTCCAAATCAATTTTACCCGTTCCAATGAAAAGGAAGCCGACCGGGTAGGAATGCAAACCCTGGTACGGGCCGGCTTCGACCCTTTTGCCATGCCCGCTTTCTTCGAGCGCCTCCACCAGGTCAGCCGTTACTACGGAACCCGGCCGCCGGAATTTCTCAGCACCCACCCGGTGACCAGCAACCGTATTGCGGATGCCATGGGCCGTGCCGAAACCCTCAATCCCCATCCTGTAAAGGATCATCTCCAGTTTCATCTGGTACGGGCTAAACTCCAAGTTCTGGCTAGTGATAATCATGAACAAACGGTGCGCCAGTTTAAAGAGGCCCTGGAGAATGGCCGCTACCGGAATGAAGCGGCCACCCGCTATGGCTATGCCCTAGCGCTAGTCGCCACTGGAGACTCGAGCGAAGCGCGACGGCAAATTTTACAGTTGCTTAAAAAAGACGGTGACAATCTCGCCTACCGGCTCGCCCTCGCTCGAGTGGAAGCAGCCGCTGGTCGTTTTGAAACCGCTTTTAAAGTCTATAAGGAAGCCCAAGCGCTATATCCCAACGACTATGCCGTCGTCGTCAACTATGCCAATGCCTTGTTGCAGGGCCACCGTCCCCAGACCGCCCGGGATTTATTAAGGCGTCAGATTCAATCAGGCGTAGGCACGGGACAAATCTACCACTTAATGGCCCAAGCGGAAGGGGATGCCGGCAACCGTGCAGAGGCCCACCGTTGGTTGGCGGAGTACCACTATTACAATGGGCAGACTGATATGGCGATTAAACAATTACAGCTAGCCAGCAAAGCAGCGAGTAACGATTTCTACGAACGTTCCAAGATCGAAGCCCGTCTGCGGCAGCTGCAAATGGAGATCAATGCCGAGGAAGATTCCTAA
- a CDS encoding IS1096 element passenger TnpR family protein, whose amino-acid sequence MAVKQLRKIYQLKVTLEGSKPPIWRRILVPSTMTLPKFHDVLQITRYCR is encoded by the coding sequence ATGGCAGTTAAACAACTCCGAAAAATTTATCAGCTTAAAGTGACGCTGGAAGGGAGTAAGCCGCCAATATGGAGAAGGATACTCGTTCCAAGCACAATGACTTTGCCGAAATTTCATGATGTTTTGCAAATAACTCGGTATTGCCGTTAG
- a CDS encoding sulfurtransferase TusA family protein: MSDYDAELNAIGLPCPLPVLRIRKALETLEGGQTLYVVATDPGSLKDVEAFARITENELLEAREEEGQYHFVIRKRISSR; encoded by the coding sequence ATGTCTGATTACGATGCCGAGCTCAATGCTATTGGTTTACCCTGTCCTTTGCCCGTGTTGCGGATTCGTAAAGCGCTAGAAACTCTGGAAGGTGGACAAACCCTTTATGTGGTGGCTACGGATCCAGGCTCTTTAAAAGATGTGGAGGCCTTTGCCCGCATTACCGAGAACGAGCTTTTGGAAGCCCGTGAGGAAGAAGGCCAGTACCATTTCGTGATCCGTAAGCGGATAAGCAGTAGATAA
- the pqqB gene encoding pyrroloquinoline quinone biosynthesis protein PqqB encodes MLIHVLGSGAGGGFPQWNCNCHNCSRLRKGEFKGQARSQSSVAASTNGTDWVLFNTSPDILKQLQNFPAIQPGRGLRDTGIRSIVLIDSQIDHTTGLLMLREHHQPLEVYCTEPVYQDLTTGNPLFKVLDHYCTVNWHPIRLPREDAPGEAFQVEGLRLVPVPLRSEAPPYSPHRHNYHVGDTIGVLMEDLTTQKRLFYAPGLGQIENHVLSLMAEADCLLVDGTFWAEDEMEQAGISQKRAAEMGHLPQSGPGGMMSTMAPLTNPRKILIHINNTNPILDEESPERAQLEAAGIEVAFDGMNITL; translated from the coding sequence ATGTTAATCCATGTCCTAGGTTCAGGTGCGGGCGGGGGCTTCCCCCAGTGGAATTGCAACTGCCACAATTGCAGCCGCCTGCGTAAGGGCGAGTTCAAAGGGCAAGCGCGATCCCAGTCCTCGGTTGCAGCCAGCACCAATGGTACCGATTGGGTGCTTTTCAACACCTCTCCGGATATTCTCAAACAACTCCAGAATTTTCCTGCTATCCAACCGGGTCGAGGACTCCGGGATACGGGTATCCGCAGCATTGTGCTCATTGACAGCCAAATCGACCATACCACTGGACTGCTGATGCTGCGGGAACATCACCAACCCTTGGAAGTGTACTGCACTGAACCCGTCTACCAGGACCTCACTACCGGTAATCCCCTATTTAAAGTGCTGGATCATTACTGCACGGTGAATTGGCACCCGATTCGGCTGCCCCGGGAAGATGCGCCCGGCGAGGCTTTTCAAGTGGAAGGGCTGCGCTTAGTGCCGGTCCCTCTACGCAGCGAGGCCCCGCCCTATTCCCCCCATCGCCATAATTATCATGTAGGGGACACCATCGGCGTGCTGATGGAGGATTTGACCACCCAAAAACGCTTATTTTACGCGCCAGGTTTGGGACAGATTGAAAACCATGTCCTTTCCTTGATGGCAGAAGCCGACTGTCTGCTTGTCGATGGGACCTTCTGGGCCGAGGATGAAATGGAACAAGCAGGAATTAGCCAGAAACGCGCCGCCGAAATGGGCCATCTTCCTCAATCGGGGCCAGGGGGCATGATGAGCACCATGGCTCCCCTCACTAACCCCCGAAAAATCCTCATTCATATCAACAACACCAATCCCATCCTGGACGAAGAATCGCCGGAGCGGGCCCAACTAGAGGCGGCAGGGATTGAAGTGGCCTTTGATGGCATGAACATTACCCTCTAG
- a CDS encoding ABC transporter ATP-binding protein, whose protein sequence is MAIPESNKGIAIAIQAQGLSKHYGALQAVQDLHLNIPQGQFYGLLGPNGSGKTTTIHMLTTLARPTTGQARVAGFEVTTQSVAVRQAIGLVFQESALDPTMTVAENLRFAAALYNLPPPLANQRIDELLMLFNLQNKRQQRLTTLSGGMRRALDIARGVLHRPQILFLDEPTLGLDIPNRRAIWRFIEQLRREGMTVFLTTHYLEEAEACDRVDFLKQGRLISGGIPKQLTAKLGDYILELEAEEMDTVENRLKGRLGSALWEPGSLSFRVTDPQFSFASLQEELGNTVSAMRWRRPNLNDVFLWTLNDGVGD, encoded by the coding sequence ATGGCCATCCCTGAGAGCAACAAGGGGATTGCCATTGCCATCCAAGCCCAGGGACTGAGCAAACACTATGGCGCCTTGCAAGCCGTCCAGGATCTTCACCTTAACATCCCCCAAGGCCAATTCTACGGCCTGCTAGGCCCCAATGGCTCCGGTAAGACCACCACCATCCATATGCTGACCACCCTGGCCCGGCCGACCACCGGCCAGGCCAGGGTGGCCGGTTTTGAGGTGACGACCCAATCCGTGGCGGTACGCCAAGCCATTGGTCTCGTCTTCCAAGAATCGGCCTTAGATCCCACCATGACGGTGGCAGAAAATCTTCGCTTTGCCGCCGCCCTCTACAACCTTCCCCCGCCCTTAGCCAACCAGCGCATTGATGAATTGCTGATGCTATTCAACCTCCAAAATAAGCGCCAGCAACGGCTCACCACCCTCTCCGGCGGTATGCGGCGGGCCCTTGATATCGCCCGGGGGGTACTGCACCGTCCTCAAATTCTTTTCTTGGATGAACCCACGCTGGGCCTGGATATTCCTAACCGTCGCGCCATTTGGCGTTTCATCGAGCAACTGCGTCGGGAGGGCATGACAGTATTCCTCACCACCCATTACCTGGAAGAAGCCGAGGCCTGCGACCGAGTTGACTTTCTCAAACAGGGCCGCCTGATCTCTGGCGGCATCCCAAAACAGCTTACAGCCAAGCTGGGAGATTATATCCTCGAGTTAGAAGCTGAAGAGATGGATACAGTGGAAAACCGCCTTAAGGGTAGACTGGGTTCGGCGTTATGGGAGCCTGGATCCTTAAGTTTTCGAGTGACCGATCCCCAATTCTCCTTTGCCAGTCTTCAAGAGGAGCTGGGCAATACCGTGAGCGCCATGCGCTGGCGACGCCCTAACTTGAATGATGTTTTCCTTTGGACCTTAAATGATGGAGTGGGAGACTGA
- the pqqD gene encoding pyrroloquinoline quinone biosynthesis peptide chaperone PqqD codes for MHDDSIPTLAPSHRFQWEEAQNCYVLLYPEGMVKLNPSAAEILKHCDGTQTVRAIIAALQQQYPDVDLEGDVHEFLEVAHGNGWLYPQG; via the coding sequence ATGCACGATGACAGCATTCCCACCCTCGCTCCTAGCCACCGCTTCCAATGGGAAGAGGCGCAAAACTGCTATGTCCTGCTCTATCCAGAAGGCATGGTGAAACTGAACCCCAGCGCCGCCGAAATACTCAAACATTGCGATGGAACGCAAACCGTCAGGGCAATTATTGCCGCCTTGCAGCAACAATACCCGGATGTGGACCTAGAAGGTGATGTGCACGAATTTTTAGAGGTCGCTCATGGAAACGGTTGGCTCTACCCACAAGGCTAA
- a CDS encoding PLDc N-terminal domain-containing protein — protein MGIEVGGLFGLLLLVADVWAILNIFQSRSSTGGKAVWIVLVLVLPLLGFILWFLLGPRSSS, from the coding sequence ATGGGTATCGAAGTAGGCGGCCTTTTTGGCTTACTGTTATTGGTTGCGGACGTTTGGGCGATTTTGAATATTTTTCAAAGTCGTAGTTCTACGGGGGGAAAAGCCGTATGGATTGTATTGGTGCTGGTGCTGCCATTACTGGGTTTTATCCTTTGGTTCTTGTTGGGGCCACGGTCCTCCTCTTAG